The Sulfurospirillum sp. UCH001 genome segment GATGCCATAGCTACAACTGATTTTTCCAACTCTAGCAAATTTTGTTTCATCTAAAGCTACTTGAAGTTTTTGAGCAACGCGTTGCCCTGCACGAAAATCAACATCAGGTAAAAGTAGGGCAAATTGATCGTTAGTCCATTTTCCAAAAATATCAACTTCACGTGTATTTTTTTTCACCAATTGTATAAAATCTTTTTTGAGTGCCATTACCACTTCTGCAGGAAATATTTTGGTTAAATTTTTCAGCATAGTAATATCAATCAGGACAAGTGTTAATGCCGTATGGTAGCGTTTATGACGTTTATACTCATGGTCAATATGTTCTTGCACTTTAGAGAAGTTAATGATGTTAAGTACCTTATCAAAATGGCTCGTTGTATCACTGGAGTATTGGTTATTAAGCGTTTGTAAAAGCTCTTTTTTCGCAGCCAATGACAGTGCGAAAGTAAGCATTTGAGTAAGTTTTTCAATTAATGCACGATTTTGTTCTATAAAAGTTGGATCATGGCTAACGAGCATCAAATTGCCAAAAGGTTTTTCACTGCGGTTTTCTTGCAATGCAAAGGCAAAGAGAGTGGCCTGCTTTTTATCAATTTTCATGCTCAGTTCAGACGTTGCACGTTTTTCTAAATAACAATTGACGGCGAATTCTTCAACATCGCTACGTGTGGAGGTAGCACGAAAAGGTAAGATCTCTTTGGAGCGAAAAAAGGCTTTGATAAACTCATTTTCATTATAGAGTGTCAATGTTTCTTTGTTGTAAATAAAAAGAAGACTCGCTTCTAAATGTAAAATTTCCTCAAGAATTTCAAGCGATTTAACGACATTGATCTTCGTAGAGAGTGATGAAAACAAAATATCAGCAATGCGCTGCAATTCACCAAACTCATTGAGAGGTGTTTTCGTTTTTGCTTGTACACGCTTGTTAAAGAAAAGAGGTGCAAGTGTGAGTGAAAAAATCAACCCAGCTGTTAAAAGTTTAACGAAAATAAGCGTATGAGGCGTTTGTAACAAGAACTCATCAATCAGTGATGATCCGTATAAAGATGCACTCTTATAGGCATCTAACGTCCAATAAAGTAGGGTGATAATGAACGCTAGTATAACGTAATGGTTTTTATTCATGTGTCCTTAACCTAAAGGGATTTAATTCCATTTTCAAATAAGATGCCATCGATGGCATGAGATGCTGCAAATTCGATCTCATTGTCATCATTGCTTAAGAGTAAAACTTTACCATCAAACAGATAATCATCAGCAATTTTTTGCGCATGCAGTGCTAATGCTTTATCAACAACAAAATAAGAAGCGCGTAGCGCATTGGCTAAAACGAGCTCTTTAATGTTTTTAACATGCATGGCAAATGAGACTTTTTGAGCATTACAATACATTGATAATGCAGGATCAAAATTGAACAAAACGACCGCTTGTGAAGGTGTTTTGGCGATCTCTTCGCTAGAGACAACACGGTAGAAAGGCTCGTTAGAGATAAGTTCATGACCAATGAGTAACATTAGGGTAACCTCGCACACTCTTTTGAGCAAAAGAAGAGTCCATCTTTAATGATGGCTTCTTTATGACTGATATACGTTGAACATGCATGACATTCAACCATCGTTTCGCCTTCTAAGACTTTTTTAGAACTGTTTTTTTTAATTTCTTCTTTTCGACTATTTTTGAAAAAAAAGATATAAATGAGAACAATGACAGCAACAAAAAGTGCAATTTTAAGAAGCATTAACATCCTTCATAACAAGATAATAGCGTTTGTCACGTTGATAGATATGACAATTAGAAAGTCCTTTGATCTCTTCTTCTACTAACTCCCCTTTATAAAAAAGAAGCGTTGTGGTAGGTGCAATGAACGCTTTACATAATTTGACCAACATTTTTGTATTTGTAACGGCACGTGAACTGATAAGATCAACTGAAAAAGGGGTTACTTTTTCGACCCTGTTTGTGGCAATATCGACATTTTTAAGTTCAAGTGTTGTCTTGGCAAGATGTAAAAATGCACTTTTTTTCGCAATCGGCTCAAAAAGGGTAAAGTGCACATCTGGAAGCGCAAGCGCTAGAAGAAGCCCAGGAAAGCCTGCTCCTGTACCGATATCAATAGCGTTTTTGATACTATTTATCTCTAAATACTTGAGAGGATAGACGCTATCTTCTACATTTTTAAGAACGGCCTCTTTGGTCTTTGCACCTGATATATTATGTGTTTGATTGTATTGTAGCAAAAGTGTTGTGAAAACATCCACTTTATGCCAAAATGTATCAGGAAGCGAATATTCTGCCATTGACAAAAACCTTTTCTATAATTTAAAGGTATATCGTACCCAAATGGCGATTAATGAGCAATTAATATTTTAGATTGATAGGATGTAAGCCCAAGCGAGGGCTTACAACGAGTATTAGTGAATGCGGAATCGTCTTAGTTCAACGTTTGCACTTTCCGCTTTTGCAGAGAGATGTTTAGAAATATCTTTAACCTTCTCTCCTAAAGCATTGTTGTTTTCAGAAAGTGTGGTGACTTCATCAATGTGCTTCATGAACGTTTCAACAGTTTGTGCAACGACAGTGTGTTCTGATGTTTGTTGTGCTGAAATGCGAATAGTGTTACTGAGCTTTTCAGAGGTATTTTGAGAATCTGAGATCAGCGTATTGGTCTCTTTAGAGAGGTGGTAGAACGACTGTGAGATATTTTCTGTTTCAGTCGTAACATCATGAATGGTTTGTACGATGACATTGGTTGTTGTACTGATGTCTAAAAGTGATGTTTGGGTACGTTCTGCAAGTTTTCGTACTTCATCAGCAACAACAGCAAATCCACGTCCGTGTTCTCCTGCGCGTGCGGCCTCAATAGCGGCATTAAGCGCAAGTAAATTGGTTTGATCGGCAATATCTCCAATAATGCTTAAAACCTCTTTGATTTGAGTTGCTTGGCTAGAGAGCGAATCAACTTTGCCTCCAAGTTCGTGTTGTTTTTGCGCACTTTGAGCGATGAGTTCAACCACTTTACTCATATTGGTCACAAAAGCTTCTAACACTTCTTTGGTTTGTTCAAGATCGCCAAACGTTTTAAAAGACATCTCTTTCATCGCGATCTCTTTGTCTTTAAGCGACTGCATTTCTTGCTGAATTGTGTGAATAAATCGGTTTTGCTCTTCAATGTTAGAGGCGAGATTGGTTGAGACATTGCTTAGTGAGTTACTGGCTTCAACACTTTGATTTGAGGTATCAAGAGCTTTTGAGATAGAGTCTTTAAAATTAGAAATCAACTTCTGAACTTGTTGCATCGTATCAGAAATCTCATTATCACTTTGCAATTCTAAAGATTGTGTGAGGTCGAGATTGGTAGCAATAGATTCAAGTTTTCTACCAGAAGTTGTAATGGCACGAATGACATCTTGAAACGTTGCATACAGCAAGATGATGATAAATAATGTTATCACTACAAGTCCGCCACCTTCGATGAACATTTGCTTTTGGGCATTGCTTTTCAGTATGGAAAGAGATGTTAAAACTTCTTGTGCGAGTGCATCATCAACCTCTTTGAGTAAATTGATTTTGCTTGTAATAGTGTCAAACCAATGGGTCGCATCAACACCGAAGTTACCTACAGCTGCTTTATCGATAGCGATATTGCGCATTTTTTCAACTTCAGCTACGAGTGGATTACGCATCGTTTTTTCATAAAAAGCAATCGAAACGGGAGAAGCTGTTCCTAAAAAGGAGTCAATATACGAGACTTGTTCTGAGACAAGAGTAATAAGTTTAACAAACATATTGGGTGCAAACGTACCTGCCGCAAAGGTATTAGAAAGAACCGCACGCTCAATACCAGTACGCTCTTTTGCTTTTAGGAAATTTGCATAAGCACCTAATTGTTTGACTATTTCAGTATCGGAAGAGAGGACGGCAGTTGAGGCAACAATGTCTAAAAGATGTTTATTCAAAAGTGTATAAAAATCAACTTGTTCAGCGGCACTGATACTCAAGCTATCAACACGGCTACGAATAGAAGGAAGTTTTTTAAGCATCTCATCAATCGTTTTTACTTTGTCGCTTAACGATTGAGGGTAACGTGAAAGATCAATTTTTTCAAGTGCTTCGGTATAGCGTTTTTGTTCTTTGTCGGTAAGTTGTCGTTGAGGAGCTAATTTGTCTGCGAATTTTTTACCAGATGATCCGATAAATCCAGCACTGGTACCTCTCTCTTTTTGACTCTCATGCACGAAAAGGCTAATACTGGTTGAGAGGGTAACAATGTTTTGTAAATCGTGAATATTGTGTAGTTTACTCTGTCCTTCCATCATTGTTTTGATACCTAGTAGCAGTGCTACAAAAACAACAACAATAGAGACTAATGTTAATTGTCGTTTGATGGTTCGTCGCATTTCATTCTCCTCAAGGAATCTTTTCTTAAAATTTTATGATAATTTTTGATTATACTCACTATGTAAACTAAAATGCATTGATATAAGTCAAATCCTTTCAAGGGTAGGCTCCCTTGAAAGGAGAGAGAATTTAAGAAAGCTTGAGAGACGAAGTATAATCTCCATGGAGATTACAGCGAGCAACGGCTGAGAGTGTTTGAATATTTTTTGTATCGACACGTGCTGCAAGATAGCCTCTTGAAGTTTTAGGCTCTAATGAAACCAGTGCTACTTTTTGACCATCAGCAAAAAGAGTAATTTCATAGATCCAATGATTTTCAACGCTTGGATGAAGTACACCTTTTTGTCCTACATTGACTTCGACAAGAGCGAAACCATTTTTATCAGGTGAACCTACGGTAATTTCAGGAGAATGTTTGAGTTCTGCTTCTGTTGGGTTAGCAGGGTCTTTGATACTCATCGCTTGTTTATTTACGATTAATTTCTCATCATACGCACTAGCAACGGTTGTTGATAAAACTGCAAGTGCAGCAACTTTTAGAGCATCTCTACGTTCCATAATAGACTCCTTACGTGCAAAATGTAAGAAAATTATACATGAAAAGAGGCGTAAATCACTTAAGATAAAATATTAAAAAAGAGTTATTCCCATTGAATTAAAATTAAATCATACGATTTATCATTCATTTATCAAGAAGCAGTAAAATGAACCCATCATTATATTTTAGACAAAGGAGTTTTTTATGGCTATAACATTACCTGCGCTTCCTTACGAAGCTAACGCACTAGAACCTTATATCACAGCCAACACCCTCTCTTTTCACCATGGCAAGCATCATCAAACGTATGTTACCAACCTAAACAATCTTATTCAAGGTGGAGAACTTGCTGATAAAACTCTTGAAGAAATCATTTTAGCAGTTGCTAATAAACCTGAAAAAATAGGTATCTTTAATAACGCTGCTCAAGTGTGGAATCATACGTTTTACTGGAATTCTATGAAAAAAGGTGGTGGTGGCGCTCCAACTGGCGCGATTGCTTCAAAAATCAATGAAGATTTTGGAAGTTATGACGCATTTGTCGATGCATTTAAAAATGCAGGCTTGACACAATTTGGTAGTGGTTGGGCATGGCTTGTTCTGGATGGCGGAAAGCTAAAAATCACTAAAACCGCAAACGCAGACACTCCAATGGCGCATGATCAAAAAGCGATTTTAACGGTTGATGTATGGGAACATGCTTACTATCTTGACTATCAAAACAGACGTGCTGATTATTTGGATCTTTTCTTGAAACATTTAGTCAATTGGGATTTTGCTAACGCTAATTTGAAAGGCTAATTTTTCTTATGACATGTAAGCCATTTTGCTTACATGTCATAGCTTTATCACTCCTGTATACTGATACAATGAGGACATTTTTTTGCAGTAACGGGTATTGACATTGAACACTCTGGACATATCTTTGTTGCGGGAGCTGCTACTTCTTTAGGGGCAAGTTTGTTGTACCCTTTAATCATCATAAACATGACAAATCCCAAAATAACAAATGAGGTGATATCATTAAAAAAGACACCCAGCTTAATGGCAGGTGCTCCAGCTTTTTCCAGATCTGCAAGCGAAGCGTAACTTTTACCATCAAGTGCGATAAACAAGGAAGAAAAATCAACATTGCCCAGTAAAAGCCCCACCGGTGGCATAATAATATTGGTGACCAATGACTTCACAACGGTAGCAAATGCTGCACCAAAGATAAAACCTACCGCCATATCGACAACATTTCCTTTGATAAGGAAGTTTTTAAACTCCTTTAGCATCATAACTCCTTTTTAATGTGATCTGTTTAACATAATATTTGGAAGACTCTACATACCCATGTTGTTCGTAAAATCTGTGGGCATCTTTTCTGCGCTCATGGCAGTGTACTTCGATGCGATCACATCCTTTTTCTTGGGCAATGTGTGTTGCAAAAGCTTCAAGCTCTGAACCAATTTTTAAAGAACGAGCATTTTCTTCAACGATAAAGTAACTGATACGTAAAAATGAGCCAAAAAGCGCGATTTGTGGAATAATATGTAAAGAGAGGAGGGCAACAGGGAGGCCCTCTAATTCATAAAGAAAGAGCATCGCATCAGGATGTTCTAATAATTCATTAATGCGGATGGAAATAAACGATGACGTATCTGCGTATCCGAGCTCAGCAAGAAGCTTTTCAATGACATAAGCATCTTCCACTGTCGCAGGGCGTATCATAGTTTCTCCTAGAAAAGGTGTCCCATTTTCTCTTTTTTGGTTTTTAAATAACCTTCATTAAATTTGTTTGATGGAATAATGACTGGAACGCGCTCTACAATTTCAACATTTTTCAAACTTTCAATTTTTTTAGGGTTGTTGGTGAGAAGTTTGATTTTGTTGATTTTATAATAATCCAAAATAAATTCAACCATCTCATATGTTCGTTCATCATCTAAAAAACCGAGCTGATGATTGGCTTCAATGGTATTAAACCCTTTATCTTGGAGAGCATACGCATTGACTTTATTTAAAAGTCCTATGTTACGCCCTTCTTGACGTAAATAAATCACCATACCACCTTGCTTTTCAATGGTCGTTAACGCAAATTCAAGCTGATCACGGCAGTCACATTTAAGACTTCCCATACTATCACCTGTCAAACATTCACTGTGCACACGCACTAACGGAATCTCACCTAAAGGCTCTTTAAAAACAACAAGATGCTCTTTAATACCCTCTTTAAAAGATTGGATTTTGAACGTTCCAAAACGTGAGGGAAGGTTCGCAACCTCGGAAATTTCTATTTTCATTTTCTTTTATATCCAGTTATGCTAAAATCACTACTTTTTATAACGAGGTCTAATTTTAACCAAGATAAGGCAAAAGAATGTTTAAAAGATTTAGAAGACTTAGAATGAATGCAACTCTTCGTTCTTTAGTGCGTGAAACAACCCTTAGTATGGACGATTTTATTTATCCATTATTTGCTAAAAGCGGTGAGGGAATTAAAAAAGAGATTGGCTCAATGCCCGGTGTTTACCAGATGAGTATCGATGAGATACTTAAAGAGTGTGGTGCACTTCAAGAGCTTGGTATTAACTCTATTATTTTATTTGGTATTCCCGAAGTCAAAGACAGCGTTGGAAGTGATGCGCTTTGTGAGCATGGCATCATCGCAAGTACAGTTAAAGCAGTTAAAAAAGCGTACCCAAATATGTTTGTCGTCACCGATCTTTGTTTTTGTGAATTTACAGACCACGGACATTGTGGCATCTTAGACATCGAACATGAAAGTGTTAACAACGATGCAACGTTAGAAATTTTAGCCAAACAAGCACTTGTCCACGCTCATGCAGGAGCTGATATGATAGCACCTTCAGGCATGATGGATGGTATGATTGAAGCACTACGTGACGCCTTAGATGCTGAAGGCTTTGTCAATCTTCCGATTATGAGTTATTCGACAAAATTTGCAAGTGCCTATTATGGGCCATTCCGTGATGTAGCAGAGTCTGCTCCAAGTTTTGGTGATCGTAAAACGTACCAGATGGACCCAGCAAATCGTCGTGAAGCCATTGCTGAATCGGTGGAAGATGAGATGCAAGGTGCGGATATCTTGATGGTCAAACCAGCCCTTGCTTACCTCGATGTTATTCGTGATGTACGCAATGCAACTTCATCACCTTTGTGTGTTTATAACGTGAGTGGCGAGTACGCGATGCTAAAAGCTGCTGGTAAGGCAGGCGTGATTGATTATGAGCGTGTGATGATGGAAACAATGATCGCCTTTAAACGTGCAGGGGCTGACATTATCATCAGTTATCACGCAAAAGAAGTAGCTGAGATTTTAAGGAGAAAGTAATATGCGACATTTTTTAACACTAAAAGATTACACTAAAGCAGAAATTTTAGAGATTATCAATCTTGCTATTGCCATTAAAAAAGAGGCAAAAGCAAAAAATTATGTGCCATACCTCAAAGATCAAACCTTAGGTATGATTTTTGAAAAAAGCAGTACACGAACACGTGTGAGTTTTGAAGTAGGCATTCATCAACTTGGTGGTGTGGGTTTGTTCCTCTCATCAAATGACTTGCAACTTGGACGTGGTGAGCCTATGAAGGACACAGCACGTGTCATTAGCCGTATGGTCGATATGGTGATGATCAGAACCTTCGCACAAAGCACACTCGAAGAGTTTGCAGCGTATTCAAAAGTGCCTGTTATTAGTGGGCTTAGTGATTCGTACCATCCTGTGCAACTTATGGCGGACTATCTCACGATGGTTGAGTATAATAAAGCGACCAACCCTATCGTAGCGTATGTTGGAGATGGTAACAACATGACCCATTCATGGTTGATGTTGGCATCTAAGCTTGGTTTTGAGCTTCGCATTGCAACGCCTAAGGGTTATGAAGTAGATGCAAAAATTTTAGAAGATGCGCTCTCATTTGCTAAAGAGAGTGGCGCGGTGATTAAAATCGGCAATGACCCTAAAGAGGCGATCAAAGGGGCTACGGTTGTGACAACCGACACATGGGTTTCTATGGGACAAGAAGCGGAAAAAGCAAAACGTGTCGCAGCGTTTCAAGGATACATGGTCGATGATGCGATGATGAGCTTGGCAGCAAAAGATGCGATGTTTTTACACTGCTTGCCAGCGTACCGTGACTATGAAGTAAGTGAGAGTGTCTTTGAAGCACATGCGGATGAGATTTTTGATGAGGCAGAGAATCGTCTTCATGCCCAAAAAGCCGTTATGGTATGGCTTGATAGGCACAGAAACAGCTAATGGAATTCAAACGAAAAAAAGAGTTTAAGATGATAGAAAAAATTTCTAAAAATTTAAGCCCAACGAAACAAAAAGAACAAACCATTTTAGAGATAGTGCCAAGTGAGGATGAAAGCACAAAGCTTTTACGCCTTAAAAATGGCTCATGGGATAATGCGAAAGAGCCATGGCTTGTGTACGATGAGAAGCAAAAACTTCATGCGCTTCTTTCCATCGATACGTTGACTAAAATGATAGAGCACTTTAAAAAAGCGGAGCAAGAGACACTTTTCCTCAAATTAGAAAAAAGTATTTTGCAACAATTGCCACTTGACTTTCAAGATGTATGGACAGTGGCTATGGAAGAGATTAAAAAGAGTAAAAAAAGCGAAATTGATTTCGACAAGTTGATCAAAAAGATCAAAAAAGATCACCCAAATCTCTTTTTAGACCTCAAAGATCTCTATTTGCCTGAAGGGGCGAGTATTATCAGCGCGATAGAGCGTTAGGATGAAACATGATTGATTTTGAAAAGTTTGCAAAGTATTCTAAAGCGGGGCCTAGGTATACGAGTTACCCAACGGCTCCAGAGTTTCATGAAGGATTTACCGCAAAAAGTTATGAGAGTATCTTGGCACATCAAGATAAAAATCGTAAGCTCTCTTTATATTTTCACCTCCCTTTTTGTAGAAGTGCCTGTTATTTTTGTGGTTGTAACGTAGTTTATACCAGTAAAGAAGATAAAAAAGAGCGCTACATAGACTATTTGGAGCGTGAATTAGAACTTCTTTCCAAACATCTTGACACTTCAAGGGAAGTGATTCAGATGCACTTTGGTGGTGGTACACCAACCTTTTTCAATACAGCTCAATTAGAGCGTATCATCGGTGCTATCAAATCACACTTTAAAAATTTTGCCAAAGATGCTGAGATCAGCTGTGAAATTGACCCTCGTTTTTTAACCAAAGAGCAACTTGATGTTTTAACCAGCAATGGTTTTAACCGAATTAGTTATGGTGTTCAAGATTTTAATGATGAGGTTCAAAAAGCAATCCACCGCATTCAACCGTATGATGTTACTCAAAATGCTGTAAAGATGGCAAAAGAAGCAGGTATTAAATCAATCAATATGGACTTGATCTATGGCTTACCATACCAAACGTTTGAGAGCTTTCAAGAAACACTTCGCCTAGCCGTTTCGCTAGATCCAACGCGTTTAGCCGTCTTTAACTACGCTCATGTGCCGTGGATGAAAAAATCGATGCGTAAGATCGATGAAACTACGCTTCCTCATCCAAGTATTAAGCTTGCTATCATGCGTTATACCATCGACTACTTAGAGTCAAATGGCTATAAAATGATCGGTATGGATCATTTTGCAAAACCTGATGATGAGCTTTTCCTTGCCATTGAAAAAGGCGAATTGCATCGTAACTTCCAAGGGTACACAACAAAAGGTGGTGCAGACTTAATTGGTATTGGACTGACCAGTATCGGCGAAGGGTTAAACCACTATGTTCAAAACTTCAAAGAGATGGACGAGTATGAAAAAGCCATCGATGAAGGTGTTTTACCAGTTCATCGTGGACTTGTTTTAAATGATGATGATGTACTAAGAAAAGCAGTCATTATGGAGATGATGAGTAACTTTAAACTCAATATCGCAGGTATTGAGAAAGCATTTGGCATCGACTTTTTTGAGTACTTCGCTGATGCTATAGCCGCCCTTGCTCCATTTGTCGAAGAAGATTTGGTTGTGATTGATAAAGTAGGTAAAAAGATTTTAGTCAATACCACAGGTACACTGCTCATTCGCAATATTGTAATGCCTTTTGATGCGTACCTCCAAAAAATACCTGAAGACAAACGACGCTTCAGTAAAACGGTGTAACAGATGTTTAAATTTAATGTAACCAGCGATGCGTGTGTTAAGTGCGGTAAGTGTATTCCTGTATGTACGATTCACGAAGTCAACCGTGACGAAGTTACCAGTCCTAGAGGTTTTCTTGATCTTTTGGGTGCGTACCAGAGGGGTGAGTTAGAACTCGATAAAAACGCTAAAAATATTTTTGAGAGCTGTTTTTTATGTACCAATTGTGTTGATGTCTGTCCAAATGACTTACCTGTGGATATGCTCATTGAGCAAGCACGCAATGACATCCGTAAAAAGTTTGGCTTGGCATGGTACAAAAAGCTTGCCTTCTTCTTGCTTCGCAATCGTAACATCATGGATGTTCTCGCACGCTTTGGTTACATGTTCCAAACCTGTGGTTTCAAAATGGTTCCAAAACAAAGCTCTATGTACCTTAGAAATTTTCCTATCATCAAGATGGATAGACTGTTCCCAAGCCTAAAGAAAAAGACATTTTTAAATTCACATCCTGATGTGATTTATAACGGGGGAAAAGGCAAAGTAGGTATTTTCATCGGTTGTTTGGCAAACTATATGTACACCGACATCGGCAAGGCGCTGCTTGAGATATTAAAAGAGCTACAAATAGACGCTTACCTTATCAAACAACAAAAATGCTGTGGTGCACCACAATACTTTACGGGTGATTTTGACAGCGTGGATTATCTTGCAAAATTCAATATCGAATACATTGAAAGCTTTAAGGATGAACTTGATGCTATCATCATTCCTGAAGCAACCTGTAGCGCGATGATCAAAGCTGACTATGTACACTTTTTCCATGATCAACCAGAATGGCAAGCAAGAGCAAAAGCCATCGCTCCACACATCTTTATGGCAACCGAATACTTAGAGAAAAAGACCAATCTAGCAGAGATTTT includes the following:
- the hemN gene encoding oxygen-independent coproporphyrinogen III oxidase, yielding MIDFEKFAKYSKAGPRYTSYPTAPEFHEGFTAKSYESILAHQDKNRKLSLYFHLPFCRSACYFCGCNVVYTSKEDKKERYIDYLERELELLSKHLDTSREVIQMHFGGGTPTFFNTAQLERIIGAIKSHFKNFAKDAEISCEIDPRFLTKEQLDVLTSNGFNRISYGVQDFNDEVQKAIHRIQPYDVTQNAVKMAKEAGIKSINMDLIYGLPYQTFESFQETLRLAVSLDPTRLAVFNYAHVPWMKKSMRKIDETTLPHPSIKLAIMRYTIDYLESNGYKMIGMDHFAKPDDELFLAIEKGELHRNFQGYTTKGGADLIGIGLTSIGEGLNHYVQNFKEMDEYEKAIDEGVLPVHRGLVLNDDDVLRKAVIMEMMSNFKLNIAGIEKAFGIDFFEYFADAIAALAPFVEEDLVVIDKVGKKILVNTTGTLLIRNIVMPFDAYLQKIPEDKRRFSKTV
- a CDS encoding (Fe-S)-binding protein → MFKFNVTSDACVKCGKCIPVCTIHEVNRDEVTSPRGFLDLLGAYQRGELELDKNAKNIFESCFLCTNCVDVCPNDLPVDMLIEQARNDIRKKFGLAWYKKLAFFLLRNRNIMDVLARFGYMFQTCGFKMVPKQSSMYLRNFPIIKMDRLFPSLKKKTFLNSHPDVIYNGGKGKVGIFIGCLANYMYTDIGKALLEILKELQIDAYLIKQQKCCGAPQYFTGDFDSVDYLAKFNIEYIESFKDELDAIIIPEATCSAMIKADYVHFFHDQPEWQARAKAIAPHIFMATEYLEKKTNLAEILATKAKQSDTVTYHDPCHARKMQGVWKEPRNLISKNYVIKEMSDPNRCCGFGGVTMQTGNYRFAKAAGLPKAAMIKESGAEYVSAECSACRMQLSDAMHGQKVDVIFKNPIELIAKALKEG